One part of the Mesorhizobium sp. M4B.F.Ca.ET.058.02.1.1 genome encodes these proteins:
- a CDS encoding glycosyltransferase family 2 protein — protein sequence MVIPARNRRGSLPRTLESVLSDPRRDIELVVVDDASDDGTEAYLASLADPRLAWRRLLVRSGANRARNEGAALTSAPLIAFLDSDDAFCPGRIERLIAFFDANPDIACTIDGFSDVADRRRRLHLLPDPTPDADRLRQLLLCHCVPLTNSTVTVRRSAFVSIGGYDVGLYRHQDREFLVRLGKQHRIAFGKAADVLKYREANSMSRTHAGYIVGLDDFVARCPDYRTNDYAAILCYLTLRGVLKAVAQGSLGVALAEIKAWRRANNLPGGFGVVSGYFAGRRQRRELEQSFAQAATTSAE from the coding sequence GTGGTTATCCCGGCCAGGAACCGCCGCGGCAGCCTGCCGCGCACCCTGGAATCGGTCCTGTCCGATCCTCGGCGGGACATCGAACTCGTGGTCGTCGACGACGCTTCCGACGACGGCACCGAAGCCTATCTGGCTTCGCTTGCCGATCCCCGCCTGGCCTGGCGCCGACTACTGGTGCGATCCGGTGCCAACCGGGCACGCAACGAGGGCGCCGCGCTGACCAGCGCGCCGCTTATTGCGTTTCTCGATTCCGACGATGCATTCTGTCCGGGACGCATCGAGCGGTTGATCGCGTTCTTCGATGCCAATCCGGATATTGCGTGCACCATCGACGGCTTCAGCGACGTCGCGGACCGGCGCCGGCGCCTGCACCTGTTGCCGGACCCGACCCCTGACGCCGACAGGCTGCGTCAGCTGCTGCTTTGCCACTGCGTGCCATTGACCAATTCGACCGTTACCGTGCGCCGTTCCGCCTTCGTCTCGATCGGCGGTTACGATGTGGGCCTGTATCGTCATCAGGACCGCGAATTCCTGGTCCGGCTGGGAAAGCAGCACCGCATCGCCTTCGGCAAGGCCGCCGACGTCCTCAAATATCGTGAAGCCAATTCAATGTCGCGCACCCATGCCGGCTACATTGTGGGCCTGGACGATTTCGTCGCCCGCTGCCCGGACTATCGGACGAACGACTACGCCGCGATCCTCTGTTACCTGACGCTGCGCGGCGTGTTGAAGGCCGTGGCGCAGGGCAGCCTCGGCGTGGCGCTGGCGGAAATCAAGGCCTGGCGAAGGGCAAACAACCTGCCCGGGGGCTTTGGCGTCGTTTCCGGTTATTTCGCCGGGCGGCGGCAACGGCGGGAATTGGAACAGTCGTTCGCTCAGGCCGCCACGACGTCGGCTGAATAA
- a CDS encoding DUF1203 domain-containing protein, with protein sequence MPIQFKALPTDDVRTLQRGGADAYGHKPERQISDGDGVPCRHCLKNVGAGEAYLVLAYRPFPELQPYAETGPIFLHAQECERAPDDEALPEMLESSDYIVRGYGRNDRIVYGSGGVIPTVGIAARAETLFERDDIAYIHVRSARNNCYQCRIERA encoded by the coding sequence ATGCCCATCCAGTTCAAAGCCCTGCCGACCGACGATGTGAGAACCTTGCAGCGCGGCGGGGCGGACGCCTATGGCCACAAGCCTGAGCGCCAGATTTCCGATGGCGACGGCGTGCCGTGCCGGCATTGCCTCAAGAACGTCGGCGCCGGCGAAGCGTATCTCGTCCTGGCCTACCGGCCGTTTCCCGAGTTGCAGCCCTATGCCGAGACCGGGCCGATCTTCCTGCATGCGCAGGAATGCGAACGCGCGCCGGACGACGAGGCGCTCCCCGAAATGCTCGAGAGCAGCGACTATATCGTGCGCGGCTATGGCCGCAATGACCGCATCGTCTATGGCAGCGGCGGCGTTATCCCGACAGTCGGCATCGCGGCGCGCGCCGAAACGCTGTTCGAGCGCGACGACATCGCCTACATCCACGTCCGTTCGGCGCGCAACAATTGCTACCAGTGCCGCATCGAACGCGCCTGA
- a CDS encoding Dabb family protein → MIRHIVFFSVRHKEDVETVRSGLQELGKIPHSKHFEVTLNTKVDLFSNAIDVVVYAEFEDDAALAAYKAHPLYSETTSRVKPLRELRYSADVVAA, encoded by the coding sequence TTGATCCGGCACATCGTTTTCTTCAGCGTGCGGCACAAGGAGGATGTGGAGACCGTGCGATCGGGCCTGCAGGAATTGGGCAAGATTCCGCACTCGAAGCATTTCGAAGTGACGCTCAACACCAAGGTCGATCTGTTCTCCAACGCGATCGACGTGGTCGTCTATGCCGAATTCGAGGACGACGCGGCGCTGGCCGCCTACAAGGCGCATCCGCTCTATTCCGAGACGACCAGCCGGGTCAAACCATTGCGCGAACTGCGTTATTCAGCCGACGTCGTGGCGGCCTGA
- a CDS encoding 5-formyltetrahydrofolate cyclo-ligase, which translates to MADDRDEQGPAQYASPPCFMHELDPEFRVPLTDWSDVRRWRKAERERLIAARLAVSADARAAMSTRIAVGLDALIGDIGGRMLSLYWPFRGEPDLRSWMASINERGGRTALPVVIQMGQPLVFRAYRPGDRLEKGVWNIPIPAEGDPVLPDIVISPIVGIDPGKYRLGYGGGFFDRTLAAMPFRPLVIGVGYELQRIPTIYPQPHDIPMSKVVTEAAGA; encoded by the coding sequence ATGGCTGACGATCGCGACGAGCAAGGCCCGGCCCAATACGCCTCCCCGCCCTGTTTCATGCATGAACTCGACCCGGAATTCAGGGTGCCGCTCACCGACTGGAGCGATGTCAGACGCTGGCGCAAGGCCGAGCGCGAGAGGCTGATCGCGGCGCGGCTTGCAGTCTCCGCCGATGCCCGCGCGGCGATGTCGACGCGCATCGCCGTAGGCCTCGACGCTCTGATTGGCGACATTGGCGGCCGCATGCTCAGCCTCTACTGGCCTTTTCGCGGCGAGCCGGATCTGCGGTCCTGGATGGCGTCGATCAACGAACGCGGCGGGCGCACCGCATTGCCGGTTGTCATCCAGATGGGGCAGCCGCTGGTGTTTCGCGCCTACAGACCGGGCGACCGGCTGGAGAAAGGCGTCTGGAACATCCCGATTCCGGCGGAAGGCGATCCGGTGCTGCCAGACATCGTCATCTCGCCGATCGTCGGCATCGACCCAGGCAAGTATCGACTTGGTTACGGCGGCGGCTTCTTCGATCGCACGCTGGCGGCGATGCCGTTCAGGCCGCTGGTGATCGGCGTCGGCTACGAATTGCAACGCATCCCGACCATCTATCCGCAGCCGCACGACATTCCGATGAGCAAGGTGGTGACGGAGGCCGCTGGCGCTTAG
- a CDS encoding NAD(P)/FAD-dependent oxidoreductase yields the protein MNEASHHVVVVGAGFGGLELTHALAGAPVRITMVDKRNHHLFQPLLYQVATTSLATSEVAWPIRHLLRKRKNATTLLGNVTGVDRAGRRVLLEDGGSVAFDTLVLATGARHAYFGHDEWEPFAPGLKTLEDATTIRRRILLAFEQAERETDAARRQALLTLVIVGGGPTGVELAGTIAELAHDTLRDEFRNIDTRQTRVVLIEAGDRILANFAPELSAYAQTALERLGVTVELGRAVTELDADGVIFGDKRLPAKTILWAAGVAASPAAEWLGANADRAGRVLVEPDLTVPGSPEIFVIGDTAHVLRPDGKPVPGVAPSAKQEGRHVAATIKARLAGDTTSRPFRYQHAGDLATIGKRAAAIDFGWIKLTGWLAWWLWGVAHIYFLIGFRNRLAVSLSWLWIYFTGQRSARLITQGDDDNG from the coding sequence ATGAACGAAGCCAGCCATCATGTCGTGGTCGTCGGCGCCGGGTTCGGTGGCCTGGAATTGACCCATGCGCTGGCCGGCGCGCCGGTGCGCATCACCATGGTCGACAAGCGCAACCATCATTTGTTCCAGCCGCTGCTCTACCAGGTGGCGACCACCTCGCTGGCGACCTCCGAGGTTGCCTGGCCGATCCGTCATCTGCTGCGCAAGCGCAAGAACGCGACGACGCTTCTGGGCAACGTCACCGGCGTCGACCGCGCCGGTAGGCGCGTGCTGCTCGAGGACGGCGGCTCGGTTGCCTTCGACACGCTGGTGCTCGCCACCGGTGCGCGCCACGCCTATTTCGGCCATGACGAATGGGAGCCGTTCGCACCCGGGCTGAAGACGCTTGAGGATGCCACCACGATCCGCCGTCGCATCCTGCTCGCCTTTGAGCAGGCGGAGCGCGAAACCGATGCGGCGAGGCGCCAGGCGCTGCTGACGCTGGTCATCGTCGGTGGCGGACCGACCGGCGTCGAACTTGCCGGCACCATCGCGGAACTCGCGCATGACACGCTGCGCGACGAATTCCGCAACATCGACACCAGGCAGACGCGCGTGGTGCTGATCGAGGCCGGCGATCGCATCCTCGCCAACTTCGCGCCGGAGCTCTCCGCCTATGCCCAGACGGCGCTGGAGCGGCTTGGCGTCACGGTCGAGCTCGGACGAGCGGTCACTGAGCTGGATGCGGACGGCGTTATCTTTGGCGATAAGCGCCTGCCGGCAAAGACAATCCTATGGGCCGCCGGCGTTGCCGCATCGCCGGCGGCGGAATGGCTGGGAGCGAACGCCGACCGTGCGGGCAGGGTGCTGGTCGAGCCCGATCTCACCGTGCCGGGCAGCCCGGAAATCTTCGTCATCGGCGACACCGCGCATGTGTTGCGCCCGGACGGAAAACCGGTGCCAGGCGTGGCGCCTTCCGCCAAGCAGGAGGGGCGTCACGTCGCCGCGACGATCAAGGCGCGGCTCGCCGGCGATACGACTTCGCGTCCCTTCCGCTATCAACATGCCGGCGACCTGGCGACGATCGGCAAGCGCGCGGCCGCGATCGACTTCGGCTGGATCAAGCTCACCGGTTGGCTTGCCTGGTGGCTCTGGGGCGTTGCCCACATCTATTTCCTGATCGGATTTCGCAACCGGCTCGCGGTATCGCTTAGCTGGCTATGGATCTACTTCACCGGCCAGCGCAGCGCGCGGCTGATCACCCAGGGCGACGACGACAACGGCTGA
- a CDS encoding Lrp/AsnC family transcriptional regulator, whose amino-acid sequence MPLDRIDIAILEALQKDGRIPNAALAEKVGLSQSACSRRLDNLEKSGTIRGYHARLSNAALGHQMTAIVHISLSGQFEKTLSDFEAAIKRCPNVLSCHLMSGEYDYILRIAAKDLVDYERIHKEWLSAMPHVTKINSSFALREIVDRTAVGLRPEMA is encoded by the coding sequence ATGCCGCTCGACAGGATTGATATCGCCATTCTGGAGGCTTTGCAGAAAGATGGCCGGATACCCAACGCGGCACTTGCCGAGAAGGTCGGCCTGTCGCAATCGGCTTGCTCGCGCAGGCTTGACAATCTGGAGAAGTCGGGCACCATCCGCGGCTATCACGCGCGGCTCTCCAACGCCGCGCTCGGCCACCAGATGACGGCGATCGTGCATATATCGCTGTCGGGGCAGTTCGAGAAGACGCTGTCGGATTTCGAGGCGGCGATCAAGCGCTGCCCGAACGTGCTGTCCTGCCATCTGATGTCTGGCGAATACGATTACATCCTGCGCATCGCCGCGAAGGATCTGGTCGACTACGAACGCATTCACAAGGAATGGTTGTCGGCCATGCCGCATGTGACAAAGATCAATTCGTCCTTCGCGCTGCGCGAGATCGTCGACCGGACGGCCGTCGGCTTGCGGCCGGAGATGGCCTAG
- a CDS encoding bifunctional 2',3'-cyclic-nucleotide 2'-phosphodiesterase/3'-nucleotidase, protein MSRLPVSRSEFLAGAAATGALIMLHPFSARAAANQAHLRIMETTDIHVNVLPYDYYADKANDTMGLSRTASLIDAVRKEATNAMLIDNGDLLQGNPMGDYVAYEKGLKDGDLHPIMKGMNLLGYECSTLGNHEFNYGLSFLDKVLAGANFPFVCANLIRGTTLAANPRDDKLYLKPYVILDRKIKDGSGAEQPIRIGIIGFVPPQIMVWDLKNLEGNVKTRDIVEAAKAWVPQIKEEGADIVIALSHSGIDIKQGDMMENASFFVAGVEGIDAVFTGHQHLVFPGKKDFQALDGVDTGKGTLQGKPAVMGGFWGSHMGLIDLLLERDGSKWRVVSATSEARPIYERVDNKNKATVGDDRRIIAALEQDHEATLAYVRRPVGKTSAPLYSYFALVADDPSVQIVNQAQSWYLKDILKSTQWKDMPLLSAAAPFKAGGRSGADYYTDVPVGDIAIKNVADLYLYPNTVRAVEITGAQVKEWLEMSVGIFNRIEPGKADQPLINTDFPSYNFDVIDGVAYRIDLSQPPKYDAKGGLANAESSRIVDLMFDGKPIDPAQKFVVATNNYRAGGGGNFPDINASKIIYEAPDTNRDVIVRYVISEGTINPSADGNWSFAPLPGTSVVFETGLRAKDFIAEVKSLKIEPAGEGDGGFAKYRIAL, encoded by the coding sequence ATGTCACGACTGCCCGTCTCCCGTAGCGAATTCCTGGCCGGCGCCGCCGCCACCGGGGCGCTGATCATGCTGCATCCCTTCTCCGCCCGGGCCGCGGCCAATCAGGCGCATCTGAGGATCATGGAGACGACGGACATCCACGTGAACGTGCTGCCCTATGACTACTACGCCGACAAGGCGAACGACACGATGGGCCTGTCACGCACCGCCTCGCTGATCGACGCGGTTCGCAAGGAAGCCACCAATGCGATGCTGATCGACAATGGCGACCTTCTGCAGGGCAACCCGATGGGCGACTACGTCGCCTACGAGAAGGGCCTGAAGGATGGCGACCTGCATCCGATCATGAAGGGCATGAACCTGCTCGGCTACGAATGCTCGACGCTCGGCAATCACGAATTCAACTACGGCCTGTCGTTCCTGGACAAGGTGCTGGCCGGCGCCAATTTTCCCTTCGTCTGCGCCAACCTGATCCGCGGCACGACGCTTGCCGCCAACCCGCGCGACGACAAGCTCTACCTCAAGCCCTATGTCATCCTCGACAGGAAGATCAAGGACGGGTCGGGCGCCGAGCAGCCGATCAGGATCGGCATCATCGGCTTCGTGCCGCCGCAGATCATGGTCTGGGACCTGAAGAACCTCGAAGGCAACGTGAAGACGCGCGACATTGTCGAGGCGGCAAAGGCCTGGGTGCCGCAGATCAAGGAAGAGGGGGCCGACATCGTGATCGCGCTCTCGCATTCCGGCATCGACATCAAGCAGGGCGACATGATGGAGAACGCCTCCTTCTTCGTCGCCGGCGTCGAAGGCATCGACGCGGTCTTCACCGGCCATCAGCATCTCGTCTTCCCCGGCAAGAAGGATTTTCAGGCGCTGGACGGCGTCGACACCGGTAAGGGCACGCTGCAAGGCAAGCCGGCGGTGATGGGCGGCTTCTGGGGCTCGCATATGGGCCTGATCGACCTGCTTCTGGAGCGCGACGGCTCGAAATGGCGGGTCGTCTCGGCGACCTCGGAGGCGCGCCCGATCTACGAGCGGGTCGACAACAAGAACAAGGCGACGGTTGGTGACGACAGGCGCATCATCGCCGCGCTCGAACAGGATCATGAGGCGACGCTCGCCTATGTGCGCCGCCCCGTCGGCAAGACCTCGGCGCCGCTCTATTCCTATTTCGCCCTCGTCGCCGACGATCCGTCGGTGCAGATCGTCAACCAAGCGCAGAGCTGGTATCTCAAGGACATACTGAAGAGCACGCAATGGAAGGACATGCCGCTGCTCTCGGCGGCGGCGCCCTTCAAGGCCGGCGGACGCAGCGGCGCCGACTACTACACCGACGTGCCGGTGGGCGACATCGCCATCAAGAACGTCGCCGACCTCTATCTCTATCCCAACACCGTGCGGGCCGTCGAAATCACCGGCGCGCAGGTCAAGGAATGGCTAGAGATGTCGGTCGGCATCTTCAACCGGATCGAACCGGGCAAGGCCGACCAGCCACTCATCAACACCGACTTCCCATCCTACAATTTCGACGTGATCGACGGCGTCGCCTACAGGATAGACCTGTCGCAGCCGCCGAAATACGATGCCAAGGGCGGGCTGGCGAATGCCGAATCCAGCCGCATCGTCGACCTGATGTTCGACGGCAAACCGATTGATCCTGCACAGAAATTCGTCGTTGCAACCAACAACTACCGCGCCGGCGGCGGCGGCAATTTCCCGGACATAAACGCTTCGAAGATCATCTATGAGGCGCCGGACACCAACCGCGACGTGATCGTGCGCTATGTCATCAGCGAGGGCACGATCAATCCGTCGGCCGACGGCAACTGGTCGTTCGCGCCGCTGCCTGGAACCAGCGTGGTGTTCGAGACTGGGCTCAGGGCAAAGGATTTCATCGCAGAGGTGAAGTCGCTGAAGATCGAGCCGGCGGGTGAGGGTGATGGGGGTTTTGCCAAGTACCGCATCGCTCTTTGA
- a CDS encoding cyclopropane-fatty-acyl-phospholipid synthase family protein has protein sequence MAFKQDPGIASGDAVLLDELNFAEIVKGLPAKARMVLLAAMNLPRGSLKVRMPDGRAVLVGGKAPGPDAELVLKNWRLPGRAFSGGTIGLAESYMDGDWDSPDVTSFLELFVVNSALGEKVAGGANWLINTVQRIRHWFNENTRTGSKRNISAHYDLGNAFYEKWLDPSMTYSSALYATGANDLESAQAAKYRALAKDTGIGRKDHVLEIGCGWGGFAEFAAREIGCRVTGLTISREQHDFAKARIQKAGLADKVDIKLQDYRDETGTYDRIASIEMFEAVGEKYWPVFFGKMKTCLKPGGTAGLQIITINEAAYEAYRARPDFIQRYVFPGGMLPTPSILKALGKDHGLAHLRERVFPQDYARTLAEWRQRFWGSWEKIVPLGFDERFKKLWEFYLHYCEAGFRASYIDVRQVVYKA, from the coding sequence ATGGCTTTCAAGCAAGATCCTGGCATTGCGTCTGGCGATGCGGTGCTGCTTGACGAATTGAATTTCGCCGAGATCGTCAAGGGATTGCCGGCCAAGGCGCGCATGGTACTTTTGGCGGCCATGAACCTGCCGCGCGGCTCGCTCAAGGTCAGGATGCCGGACGGCCGCGCTGTCCTCGTCGGCGGCAAGGCGCCAGGTCCCGATGCCGAACTGGTGCTGAAGAACTGGCGTCTGCCCGGACGCGCCTTCTCCGGCGGCACGATCGGTCTTGCAGAATCCTACATGGACGGCGATTGGGACAGCCCGGATGTAACCAGTTTCCTCGAATTGTTCGTGGTCAACTCGGCTCTCGGCGAGAAGGTCGCTGGCGGCGCCAACTGGCTGATCAACACCGTCCAGCGCATCCGCCACTGGTTCAACGAGAACACGCGCACCGGATCGAAGCGTAACATCTCGGCGCACTACGATCTCGGCAACGCCTTCTACGAGAAATGGCTGGATCCGAGCATGACCTATTCGTCGGCGCTTTATGCAACGGGCGCCAACGATCTCGAAAGCGCCCAGGCCGCCAAATATCGCGCGCTGGCGAAAGACACCGGCATCGGCAGGAAGGACCATGTGCTGGAGATCGGCTGCGGCTGGGGCGGCTTCGCCGAATTCGCGGCGCGCGAGATCGGTTGCCGCGTCACCGGCCTGACCATCAGCCGCGAGCAGCACGACTTCGCGAAAGCACGTATCCAGAAAGCCGGGCTTGCCGACAAGGTCGACATCAAGCTTCAGGATTATCGCGACGAGACCGGCACTTACGACCGGATCGCATCGATCGAGATGTTCGAGGCGGTCGGCGAGAAATACTGGCCGGTGTTCTTCGGCAAGATGAAGACCTGCCTGAAGCCCGGCGGCACGGCCGGCCTGCAGATCATCACCATCAACGAGGCCGCCTACGAGGCGTATCGCGCGCGCCCCGATTTCATCCAGCGCTATGTCTTCCCTGGCGGCATGCTGCCGACACCCTCGATCCTCAAGGCTCTCGGCAAGGATCACGGCCTCGCGCATCTGCGCGAGCGCGTCTTCCCGCAGGACTATGCCCGCACGCTCGCCGAGTGGCGCCAGCGCTTCTGGGGCTCGTGGGAAAAGATCGTCCCGCTCGGCTTCGACGAGCGCTTCAAGAAGCTCTGGGAGTTCTATCTGCACTATTGCGAAGCCGGCTTCCGCGCCAGCTACATCGATGTCCGCCAGGTGGTCTATAAGGCCTAG
- a CDS encoding OmpA family protein → MLTRRTFAVAMIAALAMPSLAFAQATTPSAATIERQLEAAPRVKLRPNQRVTIREFKRRPDLRRMARSIDIQSINFAFGSAAISEPQYGKIENIADALHRILRRNRGARILIESHTDAVGSFQSNQILSEQRAASLKRTLVREFGVPGHALETVGYGEEFLLVPTQQENWRNRRVTLRRLDDFIR, encoded by the coding sequence ATGCTGACCCGACGTACATTTGCCGTTGCCATGATTGCGGCACTTGCCATGCCGAGCCTTGCATTTGCCCAGGCCACCACGCCTTCCGCCGCGACGATCGAGCGCCAGCTCGAGGCAGCGCCCAGGGTGAAGCTGCGCCCCAATCAGCGCGTCACCATCCGCGAATTCAAGCGCCGGCCGGACCTCAGGCGCATGGCGCGCTCGATCGACATCCAGTCGATCAACTTCGCCTTCGGCTCGGCTGCGATCTCGGAGCCGCAATACGGCAAGATCGAAAACATCGCCGATGCGCTACACCGCATCCTGCGGCGCAATCGCGGCGCCCGCATCCTGATCGAGAGCCATACCGATGCGGTCGGGTCCTTCCAGTCGAACCAGATCCTCTCGGAGCAGCGCGCCGCCTCGCTGAAGCGGACGCTGGTGCGCGAGTTCGGCGTGCCCGGCCATGCGCTCGAAACCGTCGGCTATGGCGAGGAGTTCCTGCTGGTGCCGACACAGCAGGAGAACTGGCGCAACCGCAGGGTGACCTTGCGCCGCCTCGACGACTTCATCCGATAG
- a CDS encoding GNAT family N-acetyltransferase, producing MLERALRQPHPGDTPVIFETVDRFDFGSREFRLLFNRARATAFQHPDWLTAFYRHLAPAHGVEPLVVTGRDAAGDLQLVVPLVRRRAKDGSRSIEYAFLGVTDYACPIVAEGLRLDERTAQAFHHALGSHAGLKIGPVHHQHVQQWRSLLGSEPLALGFGAHAVRYGFPYGEWRRANLGSHRAAALDRKARRLDDTGELRLELLECDAVRSAMMAGRDFRSGRFPDDPLQTAHGLEFYIDVATSGARSGLAQTWHLVSGESTVALVFGLIDKSSFRYVLLCCNYVAHARYSPGRLALDRVMAAWAASGGETFDFTIGDEPFKADFGCSRTPMHEFRL from the coding sequence GTGCTTGAACGCGCCCTGCGGCAACCGCACCCTGGTGACACGCCGGTCATTTTTGAGACCGTCGACCGGTTTGATTTCGGCTCGCGGGAATTCCGCCTGCTTTTCAATCGTGCCCGGGCAACGGCTTTCCAGCATCCCGATTGGCTGACGGCCTTCTATCGCCATCTTGCGCCGGCGCATGGCGTCGAGCCGCTGGTGGTGACCGGCCGGGATGCCGCCGGCGACCTCCAGCTCGTCGTGCCGCTTGTGCGCCGCCGCGCGAAGGACGGATCCCGCTCGATCGAATACGCCTTCCTTGGTGTCACCGACTATGCCTGTCCGATCGTTGCCGAAGGCCTTCGGCTCGACGAGAGGACCGCGCAGGCCTTTCACCATGCCCTGGGTTCCCATGCCGGGCTGAAAATCGGCCCGGTCCATCATCAGCATGTGCAGCAATGGCGCTCGCTGCTGGGGAGCGAGCCGCTGGCGCTTGGCTTCGGCGCGCATGCCGTGCGCTATGGCTTCCCCTATGGCGAATGGCGGCGCGCCAACCTGGGCAGCCATCGCGCGGCGGCGCTTGATCGCAAGGCACGCCGTCTCGATGATACAGGCGAGCTTCGGCTGGAGCTCCTGGAATGCGATGCGGTGCGCTCCGCAATGATGGCGGGACGCGATTTCCGGTCCGGGCGCTTTCCGGATGATCCGCTGCAGACGGCGCATGGTCTCGAATTCTACATTGATGTCGCCACCAGCGGAGCGCGCTCCGGCCTGGCTCAAACCTGGCACCTGGTTTCAGGCGAGAGCACGGTCGCTCTCGTTTTCGGGCTGATCGACAAAAGCAGCTTCCGCTACGTTCTGCTCTGCTGCAACTACGTCGCCCATGCGCGCTATTCTCCGGGGCGCCTCGCGCTGGACCGTGTCATGGCGGCTTGGGCGGCCAGCGGCGGCGAGACTTTCGATTTCACCATTGGCGACGAGCCTTTCAAGGCTGATTTCGGCTGCTCTCGAACCCCCATGCACGAGTTCCGCCTGTGA
- the ald gene encoding alanine dehydrogenase, with the protein MRVGCPKEIKNHEYRVGLTPGSVREYVAHGHEVLVETGAGAGIGADDNAYRAAGATIAKTAADVFAKSDMIVKVKEPQPNEWVQLRDGQILYTYLHLAPDPEQTKGLLASGVTAIAYETVTDDRGGLPLLAPMSEVAGRLSIQAGATALQKANGGRGVLLGGVPGVLPGKVTVLGGGVVGLHAAKMAAGLGADVTIIDRSIPRLRQLDDIFGGRVHTRYSTVEALEEECFSADIVVGAVLIPGAAAPKLVTREMLSGMKKGSVLVDVAIDQGGCFETSHATTHAEPTYEVDGVIHYCVANMPGAVPVTSAHALNNATLHFGLQLADKGLKALVDDHHLRNGLNVHKGKITNRAVAEALGYELVEPKAVLAA; encoded by the coding sequence ATGCGCGTCGGTTGCCCCAAGGAAATCAAGAACCACGAATATCGCGTCGGCCTGACGCCGGGCTCGGTCCGCGAATATGTCGCGCATGGCCATGAGGTGCTGGTCGAGACCGGCGCCGGCGCCGGCATCGGCGCCGACGACAACGCCTACCGCGCCGCCGGCGCGACCATCGCCAAGACGGCCGCCGACGTGTTCGCCAAGTCCGACATGATCGTCAAGGTCAAGGAACCGCAGCCCAACGAGTGGGTTCAGCTGCGCGACGGCCAGATCCTCTACACCTATCTCCACCTCGCTCCGGATCCGGAACAGACCAAGGGCCTGCTGGCCTCGGGCGTCACGGCAATCGCCTATGAGACCGTCACCGACGACCGCGGCGGCCTGCCGTTGCTCGCGCCGATGTCGGAAGTTGCCGGCCGCCTGTCGATCCAGGCCGGCGCGACGGCGCTGCAGAAGGCCAATGGCGGTCGTGGCGTGCTGCTCGGCGGCGTGCCCGGCGTGCTGCCAGGCAAGGTCACCGTGCTCGGCGGCGGCGTCGTCGGCCTGCATGCCGCCAAGATGGCGGCCGGCCTCGGCGCCGACGTCACCATCATCGACCGCTCGATCCCGCGCCTGCGCCAGCTCGACGACATTTTCGGCGGCCGCGTCCACACCCGCTACTCGACCGTCGAGGCGCTCGAGGAAGAATGCTTCTCCGCCGACATCGTGGTCGGCGCCGTTCTGATCCCGGGCGCCGCGGCGCCGAAGCTGGTGACGCGCGAGATGCTGTCCGGCATGAAGAAGGGTTCCGTGCTCGTCGACGTCGCCATCGACCAGGGCGGCTGCTTCGAGACCTCGCACGCCACGACCCATGCCGAACCGACCTACGAGGTCGACGGCGTCATCCACTACTGCGTCGCCAACATGCCAGGTGCGGTACCGGTCACCTCGGCGCACGCCCTCAACAACGCGACGCTGCATTTCGGCCTGCAGCTTGCCGACAAGGGCCTCAAGGCACTGGTCGACGACCATCATCTGCGCAACGGCCTCAACGTCCACAAGGGCAAGATCACCAACCGCGCGGTCGCCGAAGCGCTCGGCTACGAGCTGGTCGAGCCGAAGGCAGTGCTCGCCGCCTGA
- a CDS encoding GFA family protein, with product MITGGCLCGAVRYESSAEPITTRLCWCRFCQYIAAGNAAVSVCFLTARIKIAGETRDYESVADSGNRMHRRFCPACGVHLFSEAETRPHLIFVRAGTLDDPNMIRPGATLWTAKAPAWACIDTSLPTFEGQPPPVA from the coding sequence ATGATCACCGGAGGATGCCTGTGCGGCGCAGTCCGCTACGAAAGCAGCGCGGAGCCGATCACCACGCGCCTGTGCTGGTGCCGCTTCTGCCAGTATATCGCGGCCGGCAACGCGGCGGTGAGCGTCTGCTTCCTGACCGCGCGGATCAAGATCGCCGGCGAGACGCGCGACTATGAGAGCGTGGCCGATAGCGGCAACAGGATGCACCGGCGCTTTTGCCCAGCCTGCGGGGTGCATCTCTTCAGCGAGGCGGAGACGCGCCCGCATCTCATTTTTGTGCGCGCGGGCACGCTCGACGATCCGAACATGATCAGGCCCGGTGCGACGCTATGGACGGCCAAGGCGCCGGCCTGGGCCTGCATCGACACCTCGCTGCCAACCTTCGAGGGCCAGCCGCCACCGGTGGCGTAG